A stretch of Neisseria subflava DNA encodes these proteins:
- the bioB gene encoding biotin synthase BioB: MTVSPVALRRQTERKPHPTARYWKKCDVEALFGLPFLDLVFQAAEIHRQNFNPREIQLSTLLSIKTGGCPEDCAYCPQSAHHNTNLGKEQMMDVDEIVEKAKIAQSRGASRFCMGAAWRGPKPKDVAVVSEIISAVKGLGMEVCGTFGMLEDGMAEDFKKAGLDYYNHNLDTDPERYNDIIHTRKHEDRMDTLGKVRNAGLKVCCGGIVGMNETRAERAGLIASLANLDPQPESVPINQLVKVEGTPLADAEDLDWTEFVRTIAVARITMPHSYVRLSAGRSNMPESMQAMCFMAGANSIFYGDKLLTTGNPDEDGDRLLMEKLNLYPLRFELEEEYKAAQETPKIKVDY; encoded by the coding sequence ATGACCGTATCTCCCGTAGCCTTGCGCCGTCAAACCGAGCGCAAGCCGCATCCGACTGCGCGTTATTGGAAAAAATGCGACGTCGAGGCTTTGTTTGGACTGCCTTTCCTCGACCTCGTTTTCCAAGCCGCCGAAATCCACCGCCAAAACTTCAACCCGCGCGAAATCCAACTCTCCACCCTGCTCTCCATCAAAACCGGCGGTTGCCCCGAAGACTGCGCCTACTGCCCGCAATCGGCACACCACAACACCAATCTGGGCAAAGAGCAGATGATGGATGTGGACGAAATCGTCGAAAAAGCCAAAATTGCCCAATCGCGCGGCGCCAGCCGTTTCTGCATGGGTGCGGCATGGCGCGGCCCCAAACCCAAAGACGTGGCTGTCGTTTCCGAAATCATCAGCGCGGTGAAAGGCTTGGGCATGGAAGTGTGCGGCACCTTCGGCATGCTCGAAGACGGCATGGCTGAAGACTTCAAAAAAGCCGGTTTGGACTACTACAACCACAACCTCGACACCGACCCCGAACGCTACAACGACATCATTCACACGCGAAAACACGAAGACCGCATGGATACTTTGGGCAAAGTCCGCAATGCCGGTTTAAAAGTCTGCTGCGGCGGCATCGTCGGCATGAACGAAACCCGCGCCGAACGCGCAGGCCTGATTGCCAGCCTTGCCAACCTCGACCCTCAGCCCGAAAGCGTGCCGATCAACCAGTTGGTTAAAGTAGAAGGCACGCCGCTGGCCGATGCCGAAGATTTGGACTGGACGGAATTTGTCCGCACCATCGCTGTGGCACGGATTACTATGCCGCACAGCTACGTCCGTCTGTCCGCAGGCCGCAGCAATATGCCGGAATCCATGCAGGCCATGTGTTTCATGGCTGGCGCAAACTCGATTTTCTACGGCGACAAGCTGCTGACTACGGGCAATCCGGACGAAGACGGCGACCGCCTGCTGATGGAGAAATTGAATTTGTATCCGCTGCGCTTTGAATTGGAAGAAGAATACAAAGCCGCTCAGGAAACACCCAAAATCAAAGTCGACTATTAA
- the miaA gene encoding tRNA (adenosine(37)-N6)-dimethylallyltransferase MiaA, protein MNAPKAFAVLGPTAGGKTALALNIAQSLQVEIISLDSALVYRGMDIGTAKPTAEELAAVPHHLIDIISPLESYSAADFVGDCVRLVNEIHARGRYPLIVGGTMMYFHALTEGLNDLPGADAAVRAQLQAEKNEYGLAGLYHRLQEVDPITAGRLKANDSQRIERALEVYLLTGKPLSEHFTEQKQAAPLLDLCTVALIPEDRHLLHQQIEKRFLSMLEHGFLDEMHALRRDYLQLHADMPSMRCVGYRQAWDYLEGETDYDTFVEKGIVATRQLAKRQLTWLRKIPLAHTLDPYADSDYVQTALALARQHFQE, encoded by the coding sequence ATGAACGCGCCCAAAGCCTTCGCCGTACTCGGCCCGACAGCCGGCGGTAAAACCGCACTGGCCTTAAATATTGCCCAATCGTTGCAGGTGGAAATCATCAGTTTGGATTCCGCACTGGTGTATCGCGGCATGGACATCGGTACGGCCAAGCCGACTGCCGAAGAGCTTGCCGCCGTACCGCATCATTTGATTGATATTATCTCGCCGCTGGAAAGTTACAGCGCGGCGGATTTTGTCGGCGACTGCGTGCGCTTGGTGAACGAAATACATGCACGCGGACGCTATCCGCTGATTGTCGGCGGCACGATGATGTATTTCCACGCGCTGACGGAAGGTTTGAACGATTTGCCCGGCGCGGATGCGGCGGTGCGCGCACAGCTTCAGGCGGAAAAGAATGAATACGGTCTGGCAGGCCTGTATCACCGTTTGCAGGAAGTTGACCCGATTACGGCAGGCCGTCTGAAAGCCAATGACAGCCAGCGCATTGAGCGCGCTTTGGAAGTCTATCTTCTGACCGGCAAGCCTTTGAGCGAACATTTCACGGAGCAGAAGCAGGCTGCGCCTTTATTGGATTTATGCACGGTTGCCCTTATCCCTGAAGACCGTCATTTGTTACACCAGCAAATCGAAAAACGCTTTTTAAGTATGCTGGAACACGGTTTTCTCGATGAAATGCACGCTTTACGCCGTGATTATCTGCAGCTGCATGCCGATATGCCGTCTATGCGCTGCGTGGGCTACCGTCAGGCTTGGGATTATCTCGAAGGCGAAACCGATTATGACACCTTTGTCGAAAAAGGCATTGTCGCCACACGCCAGCTTGCGAAACGCCAGTTGACCTGGTTGCGGAAAATTCCTTTGGCGCACACGCTAGACCCTTACGCAGACAGCGATTATGTTCAGACGGCCTTAGCCTTGGCGCGTCAGCATTTTCAGGAATAA